Proteins from a single region of Megalopta genalis isolate 19385.01 chromosome 3, iyMegGena1_principal, whole genome shotgun sequence:
- the LOC117218965 gene encoding uncharacterized protein LOC117218965, whose product MIESDQSDKDSLNDSLDMNEHTKKRPREESVEDDKAHSFPKKLCTSNDKITFEENKSEYKSEINGSVANNEEDAKDKSISVGSIKDTNIFVNREDTKDTNISSNEDVRCADAKEKDINRDSHKNLDTKSENEKEIYTIDNVRETDTKNSTDSKYKDNIPVESETDDNNTKEVNTKNEEAKEDENNTKPKKKRDKSQIDDAEVVEGLELSVECASDRESSSSESEHEMEKKPKAKTIIVKAKPNDSELDVSSSEAEKSDSQDTSEVKSKQNIKKGKRKARTSLSKSTDGNSEENDDVSDEDYSPRTKRKLKKTHANKRKSSSESKGSHDRVKKMDQQVDEKVEEEEENSDTIDDQKTEQVSSMKKLKSSDRRIEMLKKYIRTAGIRVKSYNTVWAGCKSGAAKVRCLQELLEKNGVTGKPTLEKCKKVKELNEKLKDIAELNTSNIISEGRITRAQRKRETPTEHREVRSTLKRVLRVVDSDSE is encoded by the exons ATGATCGAATCTGACCAAAGTGATAAAGACAGTCTTAATGATTCTTTGGATATGAATGAGCATACAAAAAAGAGACCACGCGAAGAAAGTGTAGAGGATGATAAAGCACATTCGTTTCCCAAAAAGTTATGTACTTCCAATGATAAAATCACATTCGAAGAAAAcaaatctgaatataaatcagaAATAAATGGCAGCGTTGCAAATAATGAAGAAGATGCAAAAGATAAAAGCATTTCCGTAGGAAGTataaaagatacaaatatttttgtCAATAGAGAAGATACAAAAGACACAAATATTTCTAGCAATGAAGATGTAAGATGTGCAGACGCaaaagaaaaagatataaatagaGATTCGCACAAAAATCTTGACACAAAATctgaaaatgaaaaagaaatctaTACTATTGATAACGTAAGAGAAACCGATACTAAGAACTCAACTGATAGCAAATACAAG GATAATATTCCTGTAGAATCTGAGACAGATGACAACAACACAAAGGAAGTAAATACAAAAAATGAAGAAGCCAAGGAAGATGAAAACAATACTAAGCCAAAAAAGAAACGTGATAAATCACAAATAGACGATGCAGAagtggtagaaggattagaaCTTTCAGTGGAATGTGCGAGCGATAGAGAATCATCAAGTTCTGAATCTGAACATGAAATGGAAAAAAAACCCAAAGCAAAGACAATAATTGTTAAGGCCAAGCCTAACGATTCGGAGCTCGACGTTAGTTCTTCCGAGGCAGAAAAATCAGATTCGCAAGACACTTCTGAAGTGAAATCCaaacaaaatataaagaaaGGGAAAAGGAAGGCTCGAACTTCTTTAAGTAAATCAACAGACGGTAATTCTGAAGAAAACGATGACGTTTCCGATGAAGATTACAGTCCTCGAACTAAAAGGAAACTTAAGAAAACGCATGCAAACAAAAGGAAGTCATCGTCTGAATCAAAAGGAAGTCATGATAGAGTTAAAAAAATGGATCAGCAAGTAGATGAAAAAgtggaggaagaagaagagaatTCTGATACAATAGATGATCAGAAAACAGAGCAAGTTTCGAGCATGAAAAAGCTGAAATCAAGCGATAGAAGAATAGAAATGCTGAAAAAGTACATTAGAACCGCAGGAATACGTGTTAAATCTTACAACACTGTGTGGGCTGGATGTAAGTCAGGTGCTGCTAAGGTAAGGTGTCTCCAGGAATTACTAGAAAAAAATGGAGTCACCGGTAAGCCAACGCTAGAAAAGTGCAAAAAGGTTAAAGAATTGAATGAGAAACTCAAAGATATTGCTGAGTTGAATACAAGCAACATTATATCGGAAG GACGTATTACACGTGCTCAACGGAAGAGAGAAACTCCCACGGAACATCGTGAAGTACGCAGTACTTTGAAGAGAGTTTTAAGAGTTGTTGATAGCGACTCGGAATAA